A region of Gemmatimonadaceae bacterium DNA encodes the following proteins:
- a CDS encoding biotin/lipoyl-binding protein, whose protein sequence is MVAPLLLLSACQRTAGPETAVGTLEMVEVDVGPLQPARVVRVLVHEGDAVRAGDTLAVLGTPTLTAATAQAEARAAAADEGARELARGARPAEVHRAEADLAAATTDAERTAADVARLEPLAAKGDVSRAAMDAARAAARVAASRRDAARE, encoded by the coding sequence ATGGTGGCTCCCCTTCTGTTGCTGTCGGCCTGCCAGCGAACGGCCGGGCCCGAGACGGCGGTTGGCACACTCGAGATGGTCGAAGTGGATGTCGGCCCATTGCAGCCGGCGCGCGTGGTCCGCGTGCTGGTGCATGAGGGCGATGCGGTGCGGGCTGGCGACACGCTCGCCGTGCTGGGCACGCCGACGCTCACGGCCGCCACGGCGCAGGCCGAAGCACGTGCCGCCGCCGCCGACGAGGGCGCGCGCGAACTGGCCCGAGGGGCGCGACCGGCCGAAGTGCATCGCGCCGAGGCGGATCTAGCGGCCGCGACGACGGACGCCGAACGCACGGCGGCCGATGTCGCGCGACTGGAGCCGCTGGCGGCCAAGGGCGATGTCAGTCGGGCGGCCATGGACGCGGCCCGGGCCGCTGCGCGCGTCGCGGCCAGCCGGCGCGATGCCGCGCGTGAAG
- a CDS encoding SufE family protein, producing MSESLPPTLEKTLRQFRLLSRDDKMQALLGWSKKLEPLPERFAALPRELFTVPECQTRVDIFPERRADGTLHFYADVNARQSPTVAAVLAITFAAVNDQPPAVTLALPGDYVRLLMSDIGLGARESGLQAMVARLKRHAAEALAESSAQGS from the coding sequence ATGAGCGAGTCACTCCCGCCCACGCTCGAGAAGACGCTGCGGCAATTCCGGCTCCTGAGCCGGGATGACAAGATGCAGGCACTGCTCGGGTGGTCGAAGAAGCTGGAACCGCTGCCCGAGCGGTTCGCTGCGCTCCCGCGGGAGCTGTTTACCGTGCCGGAGTGCCAGACGCGCGTGGATATCTTTCCCGAGCGTCGGGCCGACGGCACGCTGCACTTCTACGCCGATGTGAATGCGCGGCAGAGCCCCACAGTGGCCGCCGTGCTCGCCATTACCTTTGCGGCGGTGAATGATCAGCCGCCGGCCGTCACCCTCGCCCTCCCGGGCGACTACGTGCGGCTGCTCATGAGCGACATCGGCCTGGGGGCCCGGGAAAGCGGGCTGCAGGCGATGGTCGCGCGTCTCAAACGTCACGCGGCCGAAGCGCTGGCCGAGTCTTCTGCGCAGGGATCCTGA
- a CDS encoding 1-acyl-sn-glycerol-3-phosphate acyltransferase, producing MLGTLLNWWAWVETVSVVILGTPVVALVWLFTAPFDKGRYAAGRAFRLVGVTAMRLNGLWHFRVRGALTDPRRPYVVVANHESYADVFLISCFPWEMKWLSKDTMFKIPCMGWMMQMAGDIKLVRGDRDSTLNAIAQCRDRLTKKVSVMIFPEGTRSKTQEMLPFKDGAFRLAIESGAPILPIAVAGTRNAMAKGTFRFLRARALAQVLEPIDTAGMTLGDIPRLKQLARDRIDVGRRALAAELGIAMAPPAATSVAAPT from the coding sequence ATGCTGGGTACGTTGCTGAACTGGTGGGCGTGGGTCGAAACGGTGAGCGTGGTCATTCTGGGGACCCCCGTCGTGGCCCTGGTGTGGCTCTTCACCGCGCCGTTCGACAAGGGGCGTTACGCCGCCGGTCGGGCGTTTCGCCTCGTGGGCGTGACGGCCATGCGTCTCAACGGCCTCTGGCATTTCCGCGTGCGCGGCGCGCTTACCGATCCGCGCCGTCCGTACGTCGTGGTCGCCAACCACGAGAGCTACGCCGATGTCTTTCTCATCAGCTGCTTCCCGTGGGAGATGAAGTGGCTGAGCAAGGACACGATGTTCAAGATCCCCTGCATGGGGTGGATGATGCAGATGGCGGGCGACATCAAGCTCGTGCGCGGTGATCGGGACTCCACGCTCAACGCCATCGCGCAGTGTCGTGACCGGCTCACCAAGAAGGTGAGTGTGATGATCTTCCCCGAAGGCACGCGCTCCAAGACGCAGGAGATGCTGCCATTCAAGGACGGCGCCTTCCGGCTCGCGATCGAAAGCGGCGCCCCGATTCTCCCCATCGCCGTTGCCGGTACGCGCAACGCCATGGCGAAGGGCACGTTCCGGTTCCTGCGCGCCCGCGCCCTGGCGCAGGTGCTCGAGCCGATCGACACCGCGGGCATGACGCTGGGCGACATTCCGCGCCTCAAGCAGCTCGCGCGCGATCGCATCGATGTCGGTCGGCGCGCGCTCGCCGCCGAACTGGGCATCGCCATGGCGCCGCCGGCCGCGACCTCCGTGGCCGCGCCGACCTGA
- a CDS encoding NAD(P)-dependent oxidoreductase — MIDSPRTEASLDARLSAPDHETVEALESLAGDLLILGAGGKMGPTVARMARRALPDPARRIIAVSRFSDARVARELQDAGITVLRADLSDPRSVAALPEAPNVVWMAGQKFGTTGDPVGTWTQNVVASVNAAERYAGSRIVCFSTGNVYGRSPVADGGSREDAPLVPDGEYAASCVGRERVFESVARRTGSPLLLYRLFYANDLRYGVVTEIAGKVLRGEPIDLTTGHVNVIWQGDANRLALRALTVATQPAVALNVTGPIVRVREIAEWCGAAASRTPVFTGTEGDTSLIANVARLGEILPYAALPLETLCAWAVSWIQHDGRLLNKPTKFEVRDGQF, encoded by the coding sequence ATGATCGACAGCCCGCGTACCGAGGCCTCACTCGACGCCCGTCTGTCCGCTCCTGATCACGAGACCGTCGAGGCGCTTGAGTCACTCGCCGGCGACCTCCTGATTCTTGGCGCGGGCGGCAAGATGGGACCCACCGTGGCCCGCATGGCACGCCGGGCACTCCCCGATCCGGCCCGCCGCATCATCGCGGTGTCGCGCTTCAGCGATGCCCGCGTCGCCCGCGAGTTGCAGGACGCAGGGATTACGGTGCTGCGTGCCGATCTCAGTGACCCGCGTTCCGTGGCCGCGCTGCCCGAGGCGCCCAACGTGGTATGGATGGCCGGCCAGAAGTTCGGCACCACCGGTGATCCGGTGGGCACCTGGACGCAGAATGTCGTGGCGAGCGTCAACGCCGCCGAGCGCTATGCCGGCTCGCGCATCGTGTGCTTCTCCACCGGCAACGTGTATGGCCGCTCGCCGGTGGCCGATGGCGGCTCGCGGGAAGACGCGCCCCTCGTACCCGATGGCGAGTACGCCGCCAGCTGCGTGGGGCGTGAGCGCGTCTTCGAAAGCGTTGCCCGTCGTACAGGCAGTCCGCTGCTGCTCTATCGCCTGTTTTACGCCAACGACCTGCGCTACGGTGTCGTGACCGAGATCGCCGGGAAGGTCCTGCGTGGCGAACCGATCGACCTCACGACCGGGCATGTGAACGTGATCTGGCAGGGCGACGCCAACCGCCTTGCCCTGCGCGCCCTCACGGTGGCCACCCAGCCAGCCGTGGCGCTCAACGTGACGGGGCCGATCGTGCGCGTCCGCGAGATCGCCGAGTGGTGCGGCGCGGCGGCGAGTCGTACGCCGGTGTTTACCGGCACGGAAGGCGACACGAGCCTCATCGCCAACGTCGCGCGACTGGGCGAGATCCTGCCGTATGCCGCGCTGCCACTGGAGACGCTCTGCGCCTGGGCCGTCTCGTGGATTCAGCACGACGGCCGCCTGCTCAACAAGCCCACGAAGTTCGAGGTGCGCGATGGCCAATTCTGA
- a CDS encoding dihydrodipicolinate synthase family protein, with product MANSDVAFNVRAHLQAGHVIPAHPLALTPSRTMDERHQRALTRYYVAARAGGMAVGVHTTGFPIHDANIGLYRPVLELAAETATAALAGDARPFVRVAGLIGDTAQALREAQVALALGYHCGLLSLGAWRDATDAQILAHCRRVAEAIPLFGFYLQPAVGGRRLGYAFWREFAEIANVVAIKVAPFDRYATLDVVRALADAGRDDIALYTGNDDAIIPDLVTDIPVTSGGRAYTRHFVGGLLGQWAVWTHRAVAMLREIQMWRASGHTQLPREWLTRGAALTMANAVIFDAANSYTGCLPGILEVLRLQGLVRGTWTFDTHERLSPGQGEMIARLATLYPDLVDDAFVAENRDAWLG from the coding sequence ATGGCCAATTCTGACGTCGCGTTCAACGTGCGCGCGCACCTGCAGGCCGGGCATGTGATTCCGGCGCATCCGCTGGCGCTCACCCCATCGCGCACGATGGATGAGCGCCATCAGCGCGCGCTGACGCGGTACTATGTCGCCGCGCGCGCGGGCGGCATGGCGGTGGGCGTGCACACCACCGGCTTCCCGATCCACGACGCGAACATCGGGCTCTATCGCCCGGTACTCGAGCTCGCCGCCGAAACGGCCACCGCCGCCCTCGCCGGCGACGCGCGCCCCTTCGTGCGCGTGGCCGGCCTGATCGGCGACACCGCGCAGGCCCTGCGTGAAGCCCAGGTGGCGCTCGCCCTCGGCTATCACTGCGGCCTGCTCTCGCTCGGTGCCTGGCGCGATGCCACCGACGCCCAGATCCTCGCGCACTGCCGGCGCGTCGCGGAGGCGATCCCGCTCTTCGGTTTCTATCTGCAACCGGCGGTAGGCGGGCGGCGACTCGGCTATGCGTTCTGGCGCGAGTTCGCCGAGATCGCGAACGTGGTCGCCATCAAGGTGGCGCCATTCGATCGCTATGCGACGCTCGATGTGGTGCGCGCGCTGGCCGACGCCGGGCGCGATGACATCGCGCTTTACACCGGCAACGACGACGCGATCATCCCCGATCTCGTGACCGACATCCCGGTCACCAGCGGCGGTCGCGCCTACACCCGCCACTTTGTGGGCGGCCTGCTCGGCCAATGGGCCGTGTGGACGCACCGCGCCGTGGCCATGCTGCGCGAGATCCAGATGTGGCGCGCGAGTGGCCACACCCAGCTCCCGCGCGAATGGCTCACCCGCGGCGCGGCACTCACGATGGCCAACGCGGTCATCTTCGATGCCGCGAACAGCTACACCGGCTGTCTGCCTGGCATTCTCGAAGTGCTACGCCTGCAGGGGCTCGTGCGCGGCACGTGGACCTTCGACACGCACGAGCGCCTGTCGCCGGGTCAGGGCGAGATGATCGCGCGGCTGGCGACGCTGTATCCCGACTTGGTCGACGATGCGTTCGTTGCCGAGAACCGGGATGCGTGGCTGGGCTGA
- a CDS encoding prohibitin family protein: MATSTEETFENLKNTFGSSMRGALTPPTGGRGGSFKRYALAIGGLLLFYLLLRPTVTYIEPGHVGIVIHRAGGGVDPQPLGPGFHVRNPMLTQIQEYPTFMQTLVLTKDAREGSPNNDEINVNSVEGQPLSLDVSMSFELNPQKVPQLYQTFRTDVEVIAHGFIKQAIRQSLQEVVGGEEIAAILGPKKAEVVSRTQAQLQKRLDTYGIEVKQFTLNEFRAPKAVMDAISLKNVMQQQALTAQNELQKNTFQAQGDSIKAAGRAKAIMAEAEAQAKANELLSRSITSTLVQYEMTKRWNGQMPQVTGGAMPMFQLPGVGKPPE; this comes from the coding sequence ATGGCCACATCGACTGAAGAAACCTTCGAAAATCTCAAGAACACCTTCGGCAGTTCCATGCGCGGCGCGCTGACGCCGCCCACCGGCGGTCGGGGCGGCTCGTTCAAGCGTTACGCCCTGGCCATCGGCGGACTGCTGCTCTTTTATCTGCTGCTGCGTCCGACGGTGACGTACATCGAACCCGGGCATGTGGGCATCGTGATTCACCGCGCCGGTGGCGGCGTGGATCCGCAGCCGCTCGGCCCGGGGTTCCACGTGCGCAATCCGATGCTGACGCAGATTCAGGAGTATCCGACGTTCATGCAGACGCTGGTGCTCACCAAGGATGCCCGCGAAGGCTCGCCGAACAACGACGAGATCAACGTGAACTCCGTGGAAGGGCAGCCGCTGTCGCTCGATGTGTCGATGAGTTTCGAGCTCAACCCGCAGAAGGTGCCGCAGCTTTACCAGACGTTCCGCACGGACGTGGAGGTGATCGCGCACGGCTTCATCAAGCAGGCCATTCGCCAGTCGCTGCAGGAAGTGGTGGGTGGCGAGGAGATCGCGGCCATCCTGGGCCCCAAGAAGGCCGAGGTGGTGTCGCGCACGCAGGCCCAGCTGCAGAAGCGTCTCGATACCTATGGCATTGAGGTGAAGCAGTTCACGCTGAACGAGTTCCGTGCCCCGAAGGCGGTCATGGACGCGATTTCGCTCAAGAACGTCATGCAGCAGCAGGCGCTCACCGCGCAGAACGAGCTCCAGAAGAACACCTTCCAGGCGCAGGGTGACAGCATCAAGGCGGCGGGTCGCGCCAAGGCGATCATGGCCGAAGCCGAGGCGCAGGCCAAGGCGAACGAGTTGCTGTCGCGCAGCATCACGAGTACGCTGGTGCAGTACGAGATGACGAAGCGCTGGAACGGGCAGATGCCGCAGGTCACCGGCGGGGCGATGCCGATGTTCCAGCTGCCTGGTGTCGGCAAGCCGCCGGAGTAA
- a CDS encoding TIGR01777 family oxidoreductase, with the protein MTHEFRRRLRVPVPVETLFAWHERPGAFLRMSPPWDSPEVVSHTGGIRDGARVELRVHTGPLPMTWRLEHRDYLPNRQFRDILLSGPFASWVHTHAFEPDGESASVLEDHIAYRLPLGALGEIGQGFAASTIDRVFAYRHAILAHDIARHAAFADRAPMRIAITGATGFIGTQLAAFLSTGGHEIVRIGRGAVRPGVVDVSWDPHRGQLDARALEGVDAVIHLAGASIAERWSAEHQRAIRDSRVEGTSLLAHTLAQLSRKPRVLLSGSAIGIYGSRGDEVLRESSSLGADFLADVGKAWEGATEPAQRAGIRVVHLRTGIVQGAAGGALAKQAPLFKAFVGGMLGSGTQWVSPIALADHLAATHFCLMRDDIAGPVNLVAPDPVTNAEYTRVLAHVLGRPAIAPVPAFALRIILGEAMANGTVLASQRVLPEVLQRAGFTWSWPTLESMLRLELGATA; encoded by the coding sequence ATGACGCACGAGTTTCGCCGGCGCCTGCGCGTGCCGGTTCCGGTGGAGACGCTCTTCGCCTGGCATGAGCGCCCCGGCGCCTTTCTGCGCATGTCGCCACCCTGGGATTCGCCGGAGGTCGTGTCGCACACCGGTGGCATTCGCGACGGCGCGCGCGTGGAGCTGCGCGTGCACACGGGCCCGCTGCCCATGACGTGGCGCCTCGAACACCGCGATTATCTCCCCAACCGGCAGTTCCGCGACATCCTGTTGAGCGGTCCGTTCGCGTCGTGGGTGCACACGCATGCCTTCGAGCCCGATGGCGAATCCGCCAGTGTGCTCGAAGACCATATTGCGTATCGGTTGCCGCTGGGCGCACTCGGTGAGATCGGGCAGGGCTTTGCCGCGAGCACCATCGATCGTGTCTTTGCCTACCGGCATGCGATCCTGGCGCATGATATCGCCCGCCACGCGGCATTCGCCGACCGCGCGCCGATGCGCATCGCCATCACCGGCGCCACCGGGTTCATCGGTACGCAGCTCGCGGCGTTTCTGAGCACCGGGGGCCACGAGATCGTCCGTATCGGCCGCGGCGCCGTGCGCCCTGGCGTGGTGGATGTGTCGTGGGATCCGCATCGTGGCCAGCTCGACGCGCGCGCGCTCGAAGGCGTCGATGCCGTGATTCATCTCGCTGGGGCCTCGATCGCCGAGCGGTGGAGCGCCGAGCATCAGCGCGCCATTCGGGACAGCCGCGTGGAAGGCACCTCGCTGTTGGCGCACACCCTCGCCCAGCTGTCGCGGAAGCCGCGCGTGCTGCTGTCGGGTTCCGCGATCGGCATCTACGGCAGTCGCGGCGACGAGGTGCTGCGTGAATCGAGCTCGCTTGGCGCCGACTTTCTGGCCGACGTGGGTAAGGCGTGGGAGGGCGCGACCGAACCGGCACAGCGCGCGGGTATTCGCGTGGTCCATCTTCGCACCGGCATCGTGCAAGGCGCCGCTGGCGGCGCGCTGGCCAAGCAGGCGCCTCTCTTCAAGGCGTTTGTGGGCGGCATGCTCGGCAGTGGCACCCAGTGGGTCAGTCCGATCGCGCTCGCCGATCATCTTGCCGCGACGCACTTCTGCCTCATGCGCGACGACATTGCCGGCCCGGTGAATCTCGTGGCGCCCGACCCGGTCACGAACGCCGAATACACCCGGGTGCTCGCACACGTGCTGGGGCGGCCCGCGATCGCGCCTGTGCCGGCCTTCGCGCTGCGGATCATTCTTGGTGAGGCGATGGCCAACGGCACCGTGCTCGCGAGCCAGCGTGTCCTCCCCGAGGTCCTGCAGCGGGCAGGATTCACCTGGAGCTGGCCGACGTTGGAATCGATGCTGCGATTGGAGCTCGGCGCGACGGCCTAG
- a CDS encoding DNA-3-methyladenine glycosylase: MPPAHAMRPLTRARLTEAVALLRERDPKLAVAIDRVGPCTLLPRREGTHFGHLARAIVYQQLSGSAAATIHGRFLEALGASDGHPEPAAVLAASDALLRGCGLSVAKLRAIRDLAAHVADDRLPLGHIDTLSDAAVIDALVAVRGIGPWTAQMFLMFRLGRPDVLPVLDLGVRKGAQRIYRTRALPDAARLEKLARNWRPWASVASWYCWRVLDLEDAGGW; encoded by the coding sequence GTGCCACCGGCCCACGCGATGCGCCCGCTCACGCGGGCGCGCCTCACGGAGGCAGTGGCGCTGCTTCGCGAGCGCGATCCCAAGCTCGCGGTGGCGATCGATCGCGTGGGCCCCTGTACGCTCTTGCCGCGACGCGAAGGCACGCACTTTGGTCATCTGGCGCGGGCCATCGTGTACCAGCAGCTCTCGGGAAGCGCGGCGGCTACGATTCACGGGCGGTTTCTTGAAGCCCTCGGCGCCAGCGACGGACACCCCGAGCCTGCGGCCGTGCTCGCCGCGAGCGATGCGCTGCTCCGCGGGTGTGGGCTGTCCGTTGCCAAGCTGCGCGCCATTCGCGATCTCGCCGCCCACGTGGCCGATGATCGCCTGCCGCTCGGCCACATCGACACGCTGAGCGATGCGGCCGTCATCGACGCGCTCGTGGCGGTGCGCGGCATTGGGCCGTGGACGGCGCAGATGTTCCTCATGTTTCGGCTCGGCCGACCCGATGTGCTGCCGGTGCTCGATCTCGGCGTACGGAAGGGTGCGCAACGCATTTACCGGACCCGGGCCTTGCCCGATGCGGCGCGACTCGAGAAGCTCGCGCGGAACTGGCGCCCGTGGGCGAGCGTTGCCAGTTGGTACTGCTGGCGCGTGCTCGATCTGGAGGACGCGGGCGGCTGGTAA
- a CDS encoding HAMP domain-containing histidine kinase has protein sequence MGTSTHAVTDPSLIRFARGLSHDLNNYATVVRTYSELLLADLPPDSPSRADVEEIQRAAEGMVAYIQRVTRFSRASMMRRGPVSVDETLSDVASAAMAECAGRQFVVQMASGATVHTDAPWFRDVVLELLRNAHEAAPVGTPVRVEARATAETVSIRVCDMGPGPGTEAGDSFEPFTSTKQGVRGAGQGLAMALAFALACEGELEIMHEGDETVAVLTLPRM, from the coding sequence ATGGGCACTTCGACACATGCGGTCACCGATCCATCCCTGATTCGCTTCGCCCGGGGGCTGTCGCACGACCTGAACAACTACGCGACGGTGGTCCGCACGTATAGCGAGCTGCTGCTGGCGGACCTGCCGCCCGACTCGCCCTCGCGGGCGGATGTCGAGGAGATCCAGCGCGCCGCTGAGGGCATGGTGGCGTACATCCAGCGCGTGACCCGCTTTTCGCGGGCGAGCATGATGCGCCGGGGGCCGGTGTCCGTTGACGAGACGCTGAGCGACGTCGCAAGTGCGGCCATGGCCGAATGCGCGGGCCGCCAGTTCGTTGTGCAGATGGCTAGCGGCGCGACGGTGCACACGGATGCGCCATGGTTCCGGGATGTGGTGCTGGAGCTCCTCCGCAATGCCCACGAGGCGGCGCCGGTCGGTACCCCGGTGCGGGTGGAGGCTCGGGCAACCGCCGAGACAGTGTCGATCCGCGTCTGCGACATGGGCCCGGGCCCCGGCACGGAGGCAGGCGATTCGTTCGAGCCGTTCACCAGCACCAAGCAGGGGGTGCGCGGTGCCGGTCAGGGGCTGGCGATGGCGCTGGCCTTCGCCCTGGCGTGTGAAGGTGAACTGGAGATCATGCACGAAGGCGACGAAACGGTCGCCGTGCTGACTCTCCCCCGGATGTAG
- a CDS encoding chemotaxis response regulator protein-glutamate methylesterase — MRRRRRCRSAWTRAAPKPRFSSSSEHAVVSTLLSPAGLGTAAPLQRTGVIRVLVVDDSALVRRILSEALQKHDDIEVVGTATDPYVARERIVQLRPDVITLDIEMPRMDGLSFLSKLMKHFPIPVVICSSLTPKHSETALRALSLGAVDVVAKPGASMATPDVTEDLVRAVRAASHARVAKRVDLPDTPAMVKGPAIATFDATNKLIALGASTGGTQALEKVLRGFPVDAPGTVIVQHMPEHFTKSFADRLNQVCAIRVQEAQDGDYVVPGLALVAPGGKHMLLQASGARWVVRIKDGPKVHHQRPAVDVLFQSVARSAGRNAVGAILTGMGADGAKGLLAMREAGAYTVAQNEETCVVYGMPREAVKLDAAVDVLPLDRVADALLRQVAAKG, encoded by the coding sequence ATGCGCCGACGGCGTCGGTGCAGGTCGGCGTGGACCAGGGCCGCGCCGAAGCCACGCTTTTCATCTTCTAGTGAGCACGCTGTCGTGAGCACTCTTCTGTCCCCGGCTGGCCTTGGCACTGCCGCTCCGCTTCAGCGGACCGGTGTGATTCGCGTGCTGGTCGTGGACGATTCCGCCCTCGTGCGGCGCATCCTGTCGGAGGCGCTGCAGAAGCACGACGATATCGAGGTCGTGGGCACCGCCACCGACCCGTACGTCGCGCGCGAGCGCATTGTGCAGCTGCGCCCGGATGTGATCACGCTGGACATTGAAATGCCGCGCATGGACGGGCTCAGCTTCCTGTCCAAGTTGATGAAGCATTTCCCGATCCCGGTGGTGATCTGCAGCTCGCTCACCCCCAAGCACAGCGAGACGGCGCTCCGCGCGCTCTCGCTGGGCGCGGTGGACGTGGTGGCGAAGCCCGGCGCCTCAATGGCCACGCCCGACGTGACCGAGGACCTGGTGCGCGCCGTGCGCGCCGCCTCGCACGCGCGCGTAGCCAAGCGGGTCGATCTCCCCGATACGCCGGCCATGGTGAAGGGGCCGGCCATCGCCACGTTCGACGCGACCAACAAGCTGATCGCGCTGGGCGCCTCCACCGGCGGCACGCAGGCCCTCGAAAAGGTGCTGCGCGGCTTCCCGGTCGACGCGCCGGGCACCGTGATCGTGCAGCACATGCCGGAGCACTTCACGAAGAGCTTCGCCGATCGCCTGAACCAGGTGTGCGCCATTCGCGTGCAGGAAGCGCAGGACGGCGACTACGTCGTCCCCGGCCTCGCTCTCGTGGCGCCTGGCGGCAAGCACATGCTCCTGCAGGCGAGCGGCGCGCGCTGGGTGGTCCGCATCAAGGACGGCCCGAAGGTGCATCACCAGCGCCCCGCGGTGGACGTGCTCTTCCAGAGCGTCGCCCGCAGCGCCGGTCGCAACGCTGTCGGGGCCATCCTCACCGGTATGGGTGCCGATGGGGCCAAGGGGCTGCTCGCCATGCGCGAAGCCGGCGCGTACACGGTGGCGCAGAACGAGGAAACGTGCGTCGTGTACGGCATGCCGCGCGAAGCGGTGAAGCTGGATGCCGCGGTGGACGTGTTGCCGCTGGACCGTGTGGCGGATGCGCTGTTGCGGCAGGTGGCGGCGAAGGGATAA
- a CDS encoding chemotaxis protein CheX, translating to MLFPETELSAEQAAAPLDVAASVEFRGPMTGRLVLRASSAILPEVANNMLGADDTRPSALQRDALGELANVICGHVLPLIGGADAVFNLAAPNLHLGGELPMREDDAPTASVQVGVDQGRAEATLFIF from the coding sequence ATGCTGTTCCCCGAGACGGAGCTCTCGGCGGAGCAGGCGGCCGCGCCCCTCGATGTCGCCGCGTCGGTGGAGTTCCGGGGTCCGATGACCGGGCGGCTCGTGCTGCGCGCATCGTCCGCGATTCTCCCCGAGGTGGCGAACAACATGCTGGGCGCCGATGACACGCGCCCGTCGGCGCTGCAGCGCGATGCGCTGGGCGAGCTGGCGAATGTCATCTGCGGACACGTGCTGCCCCTCATTGGTGGCGCGGATGCGGTGTTCAATCTGGCGGCGCCGAATCTCCACCTTGGCGGCGAGCTGCCGATGCGCGAGGACGATGCGCCGACGGCGTCGGTGCAGGTCGGCGTGGACCAGGGCCGCGCCGAAGCCACGCTTTTCATCTTCTAG
- a CDS encoding response regulator, with product MAFNVLVVDDSAVMRQMVVRTLRMSGVPLGQVLEAGNGEEGLHVLQEQWVDLLLLDINMPVMNGEEMLRRVRGNPDTEQLPVIVVSTEGSETRLQNLQELGATIVRKPFAPETLRDNILRVTGVTDVEYYGPVPVAGDDSDF from the coding sequence ATGGCATTCAACGTACTCGTGGTCGACGACAGTGCCGTCATGCGGCAGATGGTCGTGCGGACCCTGCGCATGAGCGGCGTGCCGCTCGGGCAGGTCCTCGAGGCCGGCAACGGCGAGGAGGGCCTTCACGTCCTGCAGGAGCAGTGGGTGGACCTGCTGCTGCTGGACATCAACATGCCGGTGATGAACGGCGAGGAGATGCTGCGTCGCGTGCGCGGCAATCCCGACACGGAGCAGTTGCCGGTCATCGTCGTCTCCACCGAAGGCAGCGAGACACGCCTGCAGAACCTGCAGGAACTCGGGGCCACCATCGTTCGCAAGCCGTTCGCGCCGGAGACCCTGCGCGACAATATCCTCCGCGTTACGGGAGTCACTGATGTCGAGTACTACGGTCCAGTCCCTGTCGCAGGCGACGACAGCGACTTTTGA
- a CDS encoding chemotaxis protein CheD produces MGTTVSSRASERVVGVADLKVSNVAGERLITYALGSCLGIVVHDPVAGVAGLLHVMLPTGTIDPQKMADKPAMFVDSGVPLLFKECYKLGAKKERMQVKVAGGAHQGAREEDDRFQIGKRNMIALRKLLWKNNVLVHAHDTGGVQTSRTMWVDVASGEVTLKINGTESKL; encoded by the coding sequence ATGGGAACCACCGTCTCTTCTCGCGCCTCGGAGCGCGTCGTCGGTGTGGCGGATCTCAAGGTCTCGAACGTGGCCGGTGAGCGGCTGATCACGTACGCGCTGGGCAGCTGCCTCGGGATCGTGGTGCACGATCCCGTGGCGGGCGTGGCCGGGCTGCTGCATGTGATGCTGCCGACGGGCACGATCGATCCGCAGAAGATGGCCGACAAACCGGCCATGTTCGTGGACAGCGGCGTTCCGCTCCTGTTCAAGGAGTGCTACAAGCTGGGCGCCAAGAAGGAACGCATGCAGGTGAAGGTGGCGGGCGGCGCCCACCAGGGCGCGCGTGAGGAGGACGACCGCTTCCAGATCGGCAAGCGCAACATGATCGCCCTGCGCAAGCTGCTCTGGAAGAACAACGTGCTCGTGCATGCGCACGACACGGGGGGCGTGCAAACGTCGCGCACCATGTGGGTGGACGTCGCCAGTGGCGAGGTCACGCTCAAGATCAACGGCACTGAAAGCAAGCTCTGA